From the Plodia interpunctella isolate USDA-ARS_2022_Savannah chromosome 5, ilPloInte3.2, whole genome shotgun sequence genome, one window contains:
- the LOC128669799 gene encoding PHD finger protein 20-like isoform X4, which yields MVLRKCSILHCISCSTRKEDIGVTYHKYPKDVSLRAVWAEVSKIKIRDIQLTTYVCSRHFRKSDFQMYKDSKYVLKSDSIPSIFPWTTMDTDTDSSKADDTNTESVASKTVTDNVIMETDDETKEIKALNSSKESDGENLDAIRKYIEEQEKEIQELTAQSSEKKNEETKKVAEVKEIKSSTEETMDVASSMMDMILSSSSVALSVGSQVEAKDFAEFWHPAEIMEVDYDEMEVLVRYDNPAKRHDEWISVSSPRLRPRGTSEALPGETPQIDTAPEGTPQDMTAAATIPDPQAVTEELKVEDKVKLTFVVGERCLARWRDNRRFMATITKDLGEGKYEIAFDDGFQWKCAVSRLCKYKENLSVDTGSLTPSASVPSPIQHGVGPSGAPLLPAYHTHLFDPNRDYLGSKSERREMKRKLNVKELFNIGQKKRKKIPEEKPQKVMTPKKQKVVKKKITPSKPDSKKKVSRNDIPEAVASIIGTVNEELEQKDKLDSTAAESVVTEAKDDIKDNMDVENEIVETSSEITISETEGKAQELDVVTHSQIDTTVANNVLSTSVNDNSICENAADMLTIENEALVIGNNESSPEKDSPCAVASETIKTEDLVDKTETVGETHKTIPEEELKLEIFEKQDEVKHEEVIDKIKEVITKIEGDLNHVQVESPKAEIKIEGIKEEAREKSKKLSKIKKGKKLRLLQEKKVKKQVEKVKNELEEMKRQVEEMRKQMLMKTGGVEGEGPMQMPESFLLPGEWCCKWVNGQPVGKVCELESDPREEAKGGLPRRSVQVEDKRLPEGWTKHMVRRSLGHSAGKWDVVLVSPDNRRFHTKTDMRNYLENNPDEELKQYEHALMDFGVHLKLSRRMGWFTTTPGGTDDIPVMTLPAGTLNTTSPLVKRRKLSLKNRPRQIKIKMKEKKRKPARKGYEIPSAEHLGAAGSADGEYMVVDTSAPLPPSDPPLEDGYVYVGSLKVQIIENLLRCPAEGCFKNFRNNTLIKMHIKHYHRELRKMLGRTPKVADLASARALPTDVPLQKGREPELKTLKVKIAKIHNKEIKNTIKKEEPKQEVKLELPIETPTTPVKDIEMPKQDSPKLRHALVNKPLKRPRVLLPVRRAEPEFEPVEEIEEAISEPMQMIDIQDFEAAISTHTVTKPTNFDKIKVISEDDEWYGMNSDVDTQSSFPRSGSPDSKSMDQKPVSSESNEEHQKDMDNYTYTENGERIKIVHMKREEIINCHCGFREEDGLMVQCELCLCWQHALCHNIQKESEVPEKYTCSICLNPWRGRRSKRFVHDQDRLYEGALPGGGGGGGAGAGGGGTNARLRRAHELGGNLLRLQDALHALQVKYHVAVKKDHPKLYLWAKDWENGDINMTQERLNSEYSDLNIMLNSIGKENMRIKVDDLNNIDMDHDRVSQRDGLNPVVLSGLVSSPGALELPLSGSELERLAGDAQDEQELPRGPQPEAAIENGPCRERLLRHIQRCQAIIDARLDSIEAQVAELESQDPSFEDDETADYFPRTKQTIQMLMRDLDTMEELGAS from the exons ATGGTCCTGAGAAAGTGTAGTATACTACACTGTATATCATGTTCGACTAGAAAGGAAGATATTGGTGTTACTTATCACAAGTATCCAAAAGATGTTTCCTTGAGGGCAGTTTGGGCTGAggtttctaaaattaaaatcagagACATACAACTCACGACATATGTTTGCTCGCGACATTTCCGCAAAAGCGATTTCCAAATGTACAAGGATTCTAAATATGTCCTTAAGTCAG ATTCCATACCTTCAATATTTCCTTGGACAACAATGGACACCGACACAGATTCTTCCAAAGCTGATGACACAAACACTGAAAGTGTAGCAAGTAAAACTGTAACCGACAATGTCATTATGGAGACTGATGATGAaactaaagaaataaaagctCTAAATAGCAGCAAGGAATCTGATGGGGAGAATTTAGATGCCATTAGAAAGTACATTGAGGAACAAGAAAAGGAGATACAAGAACTCACTGCTCAGAGTAGTGAAAAGAAGAATGAGGAAACAAAGAAAGTTGCAGAAGTCAAGGAAATTAAATCCAGTACAGAAGAGACCATGGATGTAGCATCAAGCATGATGGATATGATTCTGA gTAGCAGTAGTGTGGCATTGTCTGTCGGTTCCCAAGTGGAAGCTAAAGATTTTGCTGAGTTCTGGCACCCAGCCGAAATCATGGAAGTTGATTATGATGAAATGGAAGTGTTGGTACGCTATGACAATCCAGCTAAGAG ACATGATGAATGGATAAGTGTGAGCAGTCCCCGGCTAAGACCTCGAGGCACATCGGAAGCACTTCCAGGGGAAACTCCTCAAATAGACACTGCTCCTGAAGGAACTCCACAGGATATGACAGCAGCTGCGACTATACCAGATCCGCAGGCAGTTACAGAGGAGTTGAAAGTGGAAGACAAAGTTAAACTGACTTTTGTTGTTGGTGAGAGATGCTTGGCTCGTTGGCGGGACAACAGGAGGTTCATGGCTACTATTACTAAGGACTTGGGTGAAG gAAAATACGAAATCGCTTTTGACGACGGTTTTCAATGGAAATGCGCAGTATCGAGGTTGTGTAAATACAAAGAGAATCTCAGTGTGGACACAGGTTCATTAACCCCAAGTGCTTCAGTCCCATCGCCAATTCAACACGGAGTTGGGCCGAGTGGCGCCCCGCTGCTCCCCGCATACCACACACACCTTTTTGACCCCAACCGTGATTACTTAGGATCCAAGAGCGAGAGacgtgaaatgaaacgcaAGTTGAATGTGAAGGAGTTGTTCAATATCGGTCAGAAGAAACGAAAGAAAATACCAGAAGAAAAACCACAGAAGGTCATGACGCCGAAGAAGCAGAAGGTCgtaaagaagaaaattacCCCATCAAAACCTGATAGTAAGAAAAAGGTGTCAAGGAATGATATTCCTG AGGCAGTAGCTTCAATTATAGGAACAGTTAACGAGGAACTAGAACAGAAAGATAAATTAGATTCCACAGCTGCTGAATCTGTAGTTACAGAGGCGAAAGATGATATTAAAGATAATATGGATGTGGAAAATGAAATCGTAGAAACTTCTAGCGAAATTACCATTTCTGAAACAGAAGGAAAGGCACAGGAACTTGATGTTGTTACCCATTCCCAGATTGATACAACAGTTgctaataatgttttatcaaCATCAGTAAATGATAattctatttgtgaaaatgcAGCTGACATGTTAACTATTGAAAATGAAGCATTAGTTATTGGGAACAATGAATCAAGTCCCGAAAAGGACTCACCTTGTGCCGTTGCCagtgaaacaataaaaacagaagATTTAGTTGATAAAACTGAAACTGTTGGTGAAACACATAAGACT ataccAGAAGAGGAGCTGAAGCTTGAGATATTCGAGAAACAAGACGAAGTGAAGCACGAGGAGGtcatagacaaaataaaagaggtcattacaaaaatagagGGTGATTTGAACCACGTACAAGTCGAGTCGCCCAaagctgaaattaaaattgaggGCATAAAAGAGGAAGCAAGAgagaaaagtaaaaagttgtcgaaaataaagaaaggtAAAAAGTTGAGGTTGTTACAGGAGAAGAAGGTGAAGAAGCAGGTGGAGAAAGTGAAGAATGAGCTGGAAGAGATGAAGCGGCAGGTTGAAGAAATGAGGAAGCAGATGTTGATGAAGACTGGTGGGGTTGAGGGGGAGGGACCCATGCAGATGCCCGAGAGCTTCCTGTTGCCTGGAGAGTGGTGTTGCAAGTGGGTCAACGGCCAGCCCGTGGGAAAAGTGTGTGAATTGGAGTCTGACCCACGCGAAGAAGCTAAAGGGGGTCTGCCGAGGAGAAGTGTGCAA GTTGAAGATAAACGGTTACCTGAGGGCTGGACTAAACACATGGTTCGAAGGAGTCTGGGACATTCGGCGGGGAAATGGGATGTGGTTTTAGTTAG TCCCGACAACCGTCGATTTCACACGAAGACGGACATGCGCAACTACCTGGAGAACAACCCCGATGAGGAGCTGAAGCAATACGAGCACGCGCTCATGGACTTCGGAGTACACCTCAAGCTGTCGCGGAGGATGGGCTGGTTCACTACCACACCAG GTGGCACAGACGATATACCCGTGATGACCCTCCCGGCCGGCACGCTGAACACGACGTCGCCGCTCGTGAAGCGGAGGAAGCTCAGCCTCAAGAACAGGCCGCGGCAGATCAAGATCAAGATGAAGGAGAAGAAGAGGAAGCCGGCGCGGAAGGGCTACGAA atCCCTTCGGCAGAGCATTTAGGAGCAGCTGGATCAGCAGACGGAGAATACATGGTGGTCGACACTTCCGCGCCTCTCCCGCCGAGTGACCCGCCTTTAGAAGATGGTTACG TATATGTCGGCTCACTAAAAGTACAAATCATCGAGAATCTTCTCCGCTGTCCAGCTGAGGGTTGCTTTAAAAACTTCAGGAATAACACCCTCATAAAAATGCACATAAAGCATTACCATAGAGAGCTCCGAAAGATGTTGGGTAGAACGCCTAAAGTAGCAGATTTGGCGTCCGCCAGAGCATTACCAACGGACGTGCCGCTTCAAAAAGGCAGAGAACCAGAATTAAAGACACTTAAAGTCAAAATCgcaaaaatacacaataaagaaataaagaatacaATAAAGAAAGAGGAGCCGAAACAAGAAGTGAAACTTGAATTACCGATAGAAACACCAACAACTCCAGTGAAAGACATTGAAATGCCTAAGCAGGATTCACCAAAATTGAGACACGCTTTAGTGAATAAACCATTGAAAAGGCCCAGAGTTTTATTGCCAGTACGAAGGGCTGAGCCCGAGTTTGAGCCTGTTGAAGAGATCGAGGAAGCCATATCGGAGCCGATGCAAATGATTGATATACAAGATTTCGAAGCTGCTATTTCCACACATACAGTTACAAAACCCACTAATTTTGATAAGATTAAAGTTATAAGTGAGGATGATGAGTGGTATGGCATGAATTCTGATGTGGACACTCAATCGAGTTTCCCAAGGTCCGGGAGCCCTGATTCAAAGAGTATGGACCAGAAGCCGGTGTCGTCAGAATCTAATGAGGAACACCAGAAGGATATGGATAATTACACTTACACTGAAA atGGTGAACGCATCAAAATCGTGCACATGAAGCGAGAAGAGATAATAAACTGCCACTGTGGTTTCCGAGAAGAGGACGGACTAATGGTGCAGTGTGAATTGTGTTTGTGTTGGCAACACGCGCTCTGTCACAACATTCAGAAGGAGTCTGAG GTTCCAGAGAAATACACGTGCAGCATATGCCTGAACCCGTGGCGCGGTCGGCGCTCGAAGCGGTTCGTGCACGACCAGGACCGGCTGTACGAGGGCGCGCTGCCGGGCggcggcgggggcgggggcgcgggcgcgggggGCGGGGGCACCAACGCGCGGCTGCGGCGGGCGCACGAGCTGGGCGGCAACCTGCTGCGGCTGCAGGACGCTCTGCACGCGCTGCAAGTCAAGTACCACGTCGCTGT TAAGAAAGATCACCCAAAACTTTACCTCTGGGCCAAAGACTGGGAGAACGGAGACATCAACATGACTCAGGAGCGACTCAACTCGGAGTACTCGGACCTGAACATCATGTTGAACTCCATCGGCAAGGAGAACATGAGGATCAAGGTCGACGACCTCAATAACATTGATATGGACCATGACAG AGTAAGCCAGCGCGATGGCCTCAACCCCGTGGTGCTGAGCGGGCTGGTGTCCAGCCCGGGCGCGCTCGAGCTGCCGCTGTCCGGCTCCGAGCTCGAGCGCCTCGCCGGCGACGCGCAGGACG AACAAGAGTTACCCCGCGGGCCTCAACCTGAAGCAGCTATAGAGAACGGTCCGTGCCGAGAACGTTTGCTGCGACACATACAACGATGTCAAGCTATCATCGACGCTAGGTTGGACTCCATCGAGGCCCAGGTGGCAG AGCTAGAATCTCAAGACCCATCATTTGAAGATGACGAGACAGCCGACTACTTCCCCCGCACCAAGCAGACCATACAAATGTTGATGAGGGACCTGGACACTATGGAAGAACTTGGTGCCAGTTAA
- the LOC128669799 gene encoding PHD finger protein 20-like isoform X3: protein MVLRKCSILHCISCSTRKEDIGVTYHKYPKDVSLRAVWAEVSKIKIRDIQLTTYVCSRHFRKSDFQMYKDSKYVLKSDSIPSIFPWTTMDTDTDSSKADDTNTESVASKTVTDNVIMETDDETKEIKALNSSKESDGENLDAIRKYIEEQEKEIQELTAQSSEKKNEETKKVAEVKEIKSSTEETMDVASSMMDMILSSSSVALSVGSQVEAKDFAEFWHPAEIMEVDYDEMEVLVRYDNPAKSRHDEWISVSSPRLRPRGTSEALPGETPQIDTAPEGTPQDMTAAATIPDPQAVTEELKVEDKVKLTFVVGERCLARWRDNRRFMATITKDLGEGKYEIAFDDGFQWKCAVSRLCKYKENLSVDTGSLTPSASVPSPIQHGVGPSGAPLLPAYHTHLFDPNRDYLGSKSERREMKRKLNVKELFNIGQKKRKKIPEEKPQKVMTPKKQKVVKKKITPSKPDSKKKVSRNDIPEAVASIIGTVNEELEQKDKLDSTAAESVVTEAKDDIKDNMDVENEIVETSSEITISETEGKAQELDVVTHSQIDTTVANNVLSTSVNDNSICENAADMLTIENEALVIGNNESSPEKDSPCAVASETIKTEDLVDKTETVGETHKTIPEEELKLEIFEKQDEVKHEEVIDKIKEVITKIEGDLNHVQVESPKAEIKIEGIKEEAREKSKKLSKIKKGKKLRLLQEKKVKKQVEKVKNELEEMKRQVEEMRKQMLMKTGGVEGEGPMQMPESFLLPGEWCCKWVNGQPVGKVCELESDPREEAKGGLPRRSVQVEDKRLPEGWTKHMVRRSLGHSAGKWDVVLVSPDNRRFHTKTDMRNYLENNPDEELKQYEHALMDFGVHLKLSRRMGWFTTTPGGTDDIPVMTLPAGTLNTTSPLVKRRKLSLKNRPRQIKIKMKEKKRKPARKGYEIPSAEHLGAAGSADGEYMVVDTSAPLPPSDPPLEDGYVYVGSLKVQIIENLLRCPAEGCFKNFRNNTLIKMHIKHYHRELRKMLGRTPKVADLASARALPTDVPLQKGREPELKTLKVKIAKIHNKEIKNTIKKEEPKQEVKLELPIETPTTPVKDIEMPKQDSPKLRHALVNKPLKRPRVLLPVRRAEPEFEPVEEIEEAISEPMQMIDIQDFEAAISTHTVTKPTNFDKIKVISEDDEWYGMNSDVDTQSSFPRSGSPDSKSMDQKPVSSESNEEHQKDMDNYTYTENGERIKIVHMKREEIINCHCGFREEDGLMVQCELCLCWQHALCHNIQKESEVPEKYTCSICLNPWRGRRSKRFVHDQDRLYEGALPGGGGGGGAGAGGGGTNARLRRAHELGGNLLRLQDALHALQVKYHVAVKKDHPKLYLWAKDWENGDINMTQERLNSEYSDLNIMLNSIGKENMRIKVDDLNNIDMDHDRVSQRDGLNPVVLSGLVSSPGALELPLSGSELERLAGDAQDEQELPRGPQPEAAIENGPCRERLLRHIQRCQAIIDARLDSIEAQVAELESQDPSFEDDETADYFPRTKQTIQMLMRDLDTMEELGAS, encoded by the exons ATGGTCCTGAGAAAGTGTAGTATACTACACTGTATATCATGTTCGACTAGAAAGGAAGATATTGGTGTTACTTATCACAAGTATCCAAAAGATGTTTCCTTGAGGGCAGTTTGGGCTGAggtttctaaaattaaaatcagagACATACAACTCACGACATATGTTTGCTCGCGACATTTCCGCAAAAGCGATTTCCAAATGTACAAGGATTCTAAATATGTCCTTAAGTCAG ATTCCATACCTTCAATATTTCCTTGGACAACAATGGACACCGACACAGATTCTTCCAAAGCTGATGACACAAACACTGAAAGTGTAGCAAGTAAAACTGTAACCGACAATGTCATTATGGAGACTGATGATGAaactaaagaaataaaagctCTAAATAGCAGCAAGGAATCTGATGGGGAGAATTTAGATGCCATTAGAAAGTACATTGAGGAACAAGAAAAGGAGATACAAGAACTCACTGCTCAGAGTAGTGAAAAGAAGAATGAGGAAACAAAGAAAGTTGCAGAAGTCAAGGAAATTAAATCCAGTACAGAAGAGACCATGGATGTAGCATCAAGCATGATGGATATGATTCTGA gTAGCAGTAGTGTGGCATTGTCTGTCGGTTCCCAAGTGGAAGCTAAAGATTTTGCTGAGTTCTGGCACCCAGCCGAAATCATGGAAGTTGATTATGATGAAATGGAAGTGTTGGTACGCTATGACAATCCAGCTAAGAG CAGACATGATGAATGGATAAGTGTGAGCAGTCCCCGGCTAAGACCTCGAGGCACATCGGAAGCACTTCCAGGGGAAACTCCTCAAATAGACACTGCTCCTGAAGGAACTCCACAGGATATGACAGCAGCTGCGACTATACCAGATCCGCAGGCAGTTACAGAGGAGTTGAAAGTGGAAGACAAAGTTAAACTGACTTTTGTTGTTGGTGAGAGATGCTTGGCTCGTTGGCGGGACAACAGGAGGTTCATGGCTACTATTACTAAGGACTTGGGTGAAG gAAAATACGAAATCGCTTTTGACGACGGTTTTCAATGGAAATGCGCAGTATCGAGGTTGTGTAAATACAAAGAGAATCTCAGTGTGGACACAGGTTCATTAACCCCAAGTGCTTCAGTCCCATCGCCAATTCAACACGGAGTTGGGCCGAGTGGCGCCCCGCTGCTCCCCGCATACCACACACACCTTTTTGACCCCAACCGTGATTACTTAGGATCCAAGAGCGAGAGacgtgaaatgaaacgcaAGTTGAATGTGAAGGAGTTGTTCAATATCGGTCAGAAGAAACGAAAGAAAATACCAGAAGAAAAACCACAGAAGGTCATGACGCCGAAGAAGCAGAAGGTCgtaaagaagaaaattacCCCATCAAAACCTGATAGTAAGAAAAAGGTGTCAAGGAATGATATTCCTG AGGCAGTAGCTTCAATTATAGGAACAGTTAACGAGGAACTAGAACAGAAAGATAAATTAGATTCCACAGCTGCTGAATCTGTAGTTACAGAGGCGAAAGATGATATTAAAGATAATATGGATGTGGAAAATGAAATCGTAGAAACTTCTAGCGAAATTACCATTTCTGAAACAGAAGGAAAGGCACAGGAACTTGATGTTGTTACCCATTCCCAGATTGATACAACAGTTgctaataatgttttatcaaCATCAGTAAATGATAattctatttgtgaaaatgcAGCTGACATGTTAACTATTGAAAATGAAGCATTAGTTATTGGGAACAATGAATCAAGTCCCGAAAAGGACTCACCTTGTGCCGTTGCCagtgaaacaataaaaacagaagATTTAGTTGATAAAACTGAAACTGTTGGTGAAACACATAAGACT ataccAGAAGAGGAGCTGAAGCTTGAGATATTCGAGAAACAAGACGAAGTGAAGCACGAGGAGGtcatagacaaaataaaagaggtcattacaaaaatagagGGTGATTTGAACCACGTACAAGTCGAGTCGCCCAaagctgaaattaaaattgaggGCATAAAAGAGGAAGCAAGAgagaaaagtaaaaagttgtcgaaaataaagaaaggtAAAAAGTTGAGGTTGTTACAGGAGAAGAAGGTGAAGAAGCAGGTGGAGAAAGTGAAGAATGAGCTGGAAGAGATGAAGCGGCAGGTTGAAGAAATGAGGAAGCAGATGTTGATGAAGACTGGTGGGGTTGAGGGGGAGGGACCCATGCAGATGCCCGAGAGCTTCCTGTTGCCTGGAGAGTGGTGTTGCAAGTGGGTCAACGGCCAGCCCGTGGGAAAAGTGTGTGAATTGGAGTCTGACCCACGCGAAGAAGCTAAAGGGGGTCTGCCGAGGAGAAGTGTGCAA GTTGAAGATAAACGGTTACCTGAGGGCTGGACTAAACACATGGTTCGAAGGAGTCTGGGACATTCGGCGGGGAAATGGGATGTGGTTTTAGTTAG TCCCGACAACCGTCGATTTCACACGAAGACGGACATGCGCAACTACCTGGAGAACAACCCCGATGAGGAGCTGAAGCAATACGAGCACGCGCTCATGGACTTCGGAGTACACCTCAAGCTGTCGCGGAGGATGGGCTGGTTCACTACCACACCAG GTGGCACAGACGATATACCCGTGATGACCCTCCCGGCCGGCACGCTGAACACGACGTCGCCGCTCGTGAAGCGGAGGAAGCTCAGCCTCAAGAACAGGCCGCGGCAGATCAAGATCAAGATGAAGGAGAAGAAGAGGAAGCCGGCGCGGAAGGGCTACGAA atCCCTTCGGCAGAGCATTTAGGAGCAGCTGGATCAGCAGACGGAGAATACATGGTGGTCGACACTTCCGCGCCTCTCCCGCCGAGTGACCCGCCTTTAGAAGATGGTTACG TATATGTCGGCTCACTAAAAGTACAAATCATCGAGAATCTTCTCCGCTGTCCAGCTGAGGGTTGCTTTAAAAACTTCAGGAATAACACCCTCATAAAAATGCACATAAAGCATTACCATAGAGAGCTCCGAAAGATGTTGGGTAGAACGCCTAAAGTAGCAGATTTGGCGTCCGCCAGAGCATTACCAACGGACGTGCCGCTTCAAAAAGGCAGAGAACCAGAATTAAAGACACTTAAAGTCAAAATCgcaaaaatacacaataaagaaataaagaatacaATAAAGAAAGAGGAGCCGAAACAAGAAGTGAAACTTGAATTACCGATAGAAACACCAACAACTCCAGTGAAAGACATTGAAATGCCTAAGCAGGATTCACCAAAATTGAGACACGCTTTAGTGAATAAACCATTGAAAAGGCCCAGAGTTTTATTGCCAGTACGAAGGGCTGAGCCCGAGTTTGAGCCTGTTGAAGAGATCGAGGAAGCCATATCGGAGCCGATGCAAATGATTGATATACAAGATTTCGAAGCTGCTATTTCCACACATACAGTTACAAAACCCACTAATTTTGATAAGATTAAAGTTATAAGTGAGGATGATGAGTGGTATGGCATGAATTCTGATGTGGACACTCAATCGAGTTTCCCAAGGTCCGGGAGCCCTGATTCAAAGAGTATGGACCAGAAGCCGGTGTCGTCAGAATCTAATGAGGAACACCAGAAGGATATGGATAATTACACTTACACTGAAA atGGTGAACGCATCAAAATCGTGCACATGAAGCGAGAAGAGATAATAAACTGCCACTGTGGTTTCCGAGAAGAGGACGGACTAATGGTGCAGTGTGAATTGTGTTTGTGTTGGCAACACGCGCTCTGTCACAACATTCAGAAGGAGTCTGAG GTTCCAGAGAAATACACGTGCAGCATATGCCTGAACCCGTGGCGCGGTCGGCGCTCGAAGCGGTTCGTGCACGACCAGGACCGGCTGTACGAGGGCGCGCTGCCGGGCggcggcgggggcgggggcgcgggcgcgggggGCGGGGGCACCAACGCGCGGCTGCGGCGGGCGCACGAGCTGGGCGGCAACCTGCTGCGGCTGCAGGACGCTCTGCACGCGCTGCAAGTCAAGTACCACGTCGCTGT TAAGAAAGATCACCCAAAACTTTACCTCTGGGCCAAAGACTGGGAGAACGGAGACATCAACATGACTCAGGAGCGACTCAACTCGGAGTACTCGGACCTGAACATCATGTTGAACTCCATCGGCAAGGAGAACATGAGGATCAAGGTCGACGACCTCAATAACATTGATATGGACCATGACAG AGTAAGCCAGCGCGATGGCCTCAACCCCGTGGTGCTGAGCGGGCTGGTGTCCAGCCCGGGCGCGCTCGAGCTGCCGCTGTCCGGCTCCGAGCTCGAGCGCCTCGCCGGCGACGCGCAGGACG AACAAGAGTTACCCCGCGGGCCTCAACCTGAAGCAGCTATAGAGAACGGTCCGTGCCGAGAACGTTTGCTGCGACACATACAACGATGTCAAGCTATCATCGACGCTAGGTTGGACTCCATCGAGGCCCAGGTGGCAG AGCTAGAATCTCAAGACCCATCATTTGAAGATGACGAGACAGCCGACTACTTCCCCCGCACCAAGCAGACCATACAAATGTTGATGAGGGACCTGGACACTATGGAAGAACTTGGTGCCAGTTAA